AGACGTTGGAGAGTAGGAAGGAGATGTTGGCGAATAGGCTGGAGACGAAGGCGAGAAACCTGGGGACGAAACTCCACCAAACCCTGGTGAACTTGGTGCTTCGCCGAATCCTCCACCATAATCTCCCCCTCCGTATGCCGTAAAACCACCGGCCATAGCATCAGAGGCACCTGAATCAACCAAAGGTGAGAACATGAGCTCATCTTTAACGTCGATTTCTGTATTGACAAGTCCACTTTCGTTACTATAAGGAGTGGCACCACCGTCCTGACCGTCTTCCAATTCAGTGACTTTCTGTTCTGGCATGTATTTCACCAGAGACTCCTCATCGATCATGACATCAAAAGAACCTGTACCGATTGGAGCCATTTGCCCAAGAATAACATTTTCAGAGACACCTCGACAATCGTCCATCTCAGCGCACGCACCAGCTTCAAATAAAATTTCGactgtttcttcaaatgaacATCTCATCAAAGCTCCTGTTGCCGACCTGTTGAAACCGTGACGCGTAACAGAAGTCAACCCACCTTGTGTCGTCATGACATCAACTAACAATGCCATATGACGGTAGTTCACATACGAACCATCAGATGCAATGACATTGTAAACTTCTTTGTACAGAGCTGCACGACCTGCTTCGATACCAAGAACCTCCATGATGTCAATGAAAGAGTTGGTGTAAATCCTTTTTGAGTCAACACCGGGTACGGTCATGACTTCTGATAAATTAACACCATCAGTTTCTAGAACCCATTCAGGGACTTTGTGGTATTCACCTGTGGCACTTGGAACCTTACGGTCatacttcatcatcaccacaCGCTCAATGTTTTCAACACCACGCAAGGTGATGTTCTCTAACATCGTATtctcaatcttcttcagcatATGGTCTTCCTCGGCTTCGGTCTCTATATCCATAGACTTTGGACGAACAACACGACAACGAATAATAAGTTTTTCAGCGTTATCTTCTGACCAGATAACGAATAAATCGTTCTTGAATGTCTCCTTAATCTTTTCACCCACTTGACCCATAGTCAAATCTTTATCATTCATGGCAGCACGATCCAATTCTAGACGTAACAACCAAGGAGACTGCTGATCTAAGGACTTCTCAGTTTCATCatccaacaaagaaaagtgcaattgaataatttcttcatcttccgCAATGACAGTGCTACGAGGGTCAGGATCATAGTAAATTTCAGATGCCACAGTGACACTCTTCAGGGTTGTGTGCTCAATCGCTGATCTGATAAACTTGGCTTTTTCNNNNNNNNNNNNTAAACGAGGAACACCTGATGTAACTTTCTTCGAAGCGACACCCGCAAAATGAAACGTGTTCAGTGTCATTTGGGTCGCTGGTTCACCAATAGATTGTGCAGCCAAAACTCCGACCATCTCACCAGGATGAACAATGGAGCGCAAGAACTGTATCTCTATATTGTTCAGAACCCATTCAAATGCTTGTTTTGTTAGCCTGTACTCTTCGATAACTCTACGTGTTGCTAAACGAGAACGCATCAAGCAGCAGAACAAAGAAACGGCATCTTGCTGAGCATTCTTAATGATCTCGCTATTACCACGCAGGACAAGTAACTTGTCCTGTAGATTCTTGACAGCGAAATAAACATCACGTATACTCAAGTCGGAAGGTTTAGTATGGTCGATTCTAAAAGTCTGCTGGGCATTCTGAACTATACGCCTGATATTCACGGGCAGAGGCCAGTTTGGTTCACCGTCAACAAACACCGAACGTAGGAAAAACCTGTCCTCGACTAACTGCTTGtactcttcatcaagaagaaccTGCAACTTAAGATCACCAACAATTTCTGATCCAGACTCCAACAAAGATGGGTCCAGTAAATGGTCAGGATTCAAAAGATCTATCCTGTATCTCTTTTCGAATGCACTATCCGAGCCACCAATAGTATCGATCGCCTGCTTTTCAATATGTGATGCGTCCATACCATCTTCACCGTAGACAAATTGAATCACATTACCCAGGGAGTTTCTGGTTGTGCTATCGTAATGAACCATGATATCTTCCAGAGCCTTAACAAGACGACGCTGAATATAACCAGTCTCGGCTGTCTTGACAGCGGTATCGATCAAACCTTCACGACCACCCATTGcgtggaagaagaattctTGAGGGGTTAAGCCCCTCAGGTATGAATTTTCGACGAAACCTTTAGATTCAGGGGAATAGTCATCCTTCGAGAAATGCGGTAGAGTACGGTCGACGAAACCGAACGCAATACGCTTACCTTCAACAGATTGTTGGCCGACACAGGCAGACATTTGTGCGATGTTAATAAAGGAACCTTTAGAACCGGCGCTCACCATTTGTTTGACGTtattcaaatctttcaagttAACTTCAGCAAGACGACCTGCTTTGTCTCTTGCTTCGTTCAAGAATCTGACAACGTTATCTTCAAAGGATTCACGAAGGGTCATACCATGTTTGGCGGTTAACAGGTTTGCTTGTGCCTCTTTGGTGACATCTTCgaccttcttctttgcatctGCGATGGTTTCAGTAATCTCTCTCATTGTCTGTCCGTCGGCGATGGTATCACCAATACCGGTGGAGAACCCGTTGTGCAAAAACCAATAGTTGACGACCTTTTGAATATTACCAAACAACCTAGCACAAATCTGTGGTCCCTTTTCTCGAGTCACGACGTGGATTAGACCACCACTAGAAGAACCCACAGTTTTCTTATCCACAACACCAAAAATGATCTTACCGTCTATGATAAGCATACCATTGTCCTTTGGTGACAAAAGCGTTGTACCTTCGTCGAAACGTTGCAGATGAATACCCTTGGGGATTGCAATGGAAAGAATCTGTTTACCAGTCCATAGAGGTTTTGGTTTTATTATCGCTGGAGTTGGTATGACACCATCCCAGTCGGGGACCCAGTAAAGCATATTCAGCACTTGATCAAGTTCGATAAAATTATCTCTCAAGGTCAACTTACGAATACCACATAACGTATCTTGCACAATACCCATACAAGGTTTATTAGACTGAGGAGAGACAATTTGTAAAGGAACTGCACACAATTGCGACAATTCGGCTCTTGTTTCCTCGGATTGAGGGACATGTAAATTcatttcatcaccatcgAAATCTGCGTTATATGGCGATGTGACGGATAAGTTCAGTCTAAAAGTTGAGTAGGGCATGACTTTGACTCTGTGTGCCATCATGGACATCTTATGCAAAGAAGGCTGACGGTTGAACAGCACTGGATCATTGTCCATGATATGCCTTTCGACCTTCCATCCATATTGAAGTTGAATGTCACCTGCCCTCTTACTGTATCGAAGATCGATACGATCACCGTTATCACGAATGACATATTTGGCACCTGGATGCTCATTGGGACCATTACGGACCAGGAACGTTAGTCTATCGATATTGTATGGTGTGACGACTTCAGGATAGGTTAAGGTCTTGGCAATAGATTTAGGGACACCCACTTGATCCAATTCCAAATTGGGGTCACCAGAAATAACCGTTCTGGCGGAGAAATCAACACGCTTACCCATTAGATTACCTCTGATACGACCTTCTTTACCCTTTAAACGAGCACGAATTGACTTAACGGGACGACCAGATTTTTGAAGAGCTTGCGGTTGACCAGCAATATCGTTATCCATATAGGTGGCAACATGGAACTGAAGTAAActttctgcttcttcaattgcgTGATGTGGTGCACCGTTGTGCTCCAATGTCTCCAAACTTATATTTGCCTTCAAAATATCGGCCAGTTTAAACGTTAAATCATCTTCCCCTCTTTGAGATTCGTTGAAGGAAATTGAGGGTCTAactggtggtggtggaaCTGGTAAGACTGTAAGAATCATCCATTCGGGACGagcaaattcttcattgaaTCCTAGCCTATTTGAATCTTCCTTTGATATGTGcttgaaaatattcaaaatttccTCCATTGTTAAAATTCTTTGTTCCGGTTCTTCTGGATCTCCCGtgttcttctccttcttccAACTACCCACTAACTTCAACCCATCCTTCCGAACGGTCGGTTGAGCATTACCACAACCACCTCTTGAAATTAATTTAGTTGGGTCTTCCTCTGAAGGCACATCACTTTCACAGATCATCTTAGTCTTACAAAGAGTCCAGATAGCATTAAATCTTTTCTTGGAATCCTTGATTTTACATGCTTGCCTCATTTGTTCATTATGATCATCGAGTAAAAGCTTACCACAATGCATACAAACACACTCGCAAACTTTCTTAATTTTTGTGATGAAACCGATATGGAAAACTGGCTTGGCCAAATCAATATGACCAAAATGGCCGGGACATTCATTCATACCTTCTTGACAAGTTTGACATTTCAAGTTACGATCAATAGAACCCAACCTGGGGTCATTCAATCCACCGATCTTGGCTCGTGTCTGAGTTTCGTCCATCGTTTCTGGGAATCTAATCTTTGCAACACTAATGGCTCTGACTTCTTCCGGTGAGAAAAGACCAAACTGGACCTCCTTCACAGTACGAAGTGGAGCACTGGAATACTGTTGTGCAACCATGGTGCTGAATTGTTTCTATAATGTTAtttttttggtatttttAATGGTATCAATTATTCTGCAATACTGGCTTGGAACGgaaaattcttgatattaTGCAATTCTCAGTTGCCTCTTGCTTATGATCGGATAGCCAACTAAGTAACTGATCGTTCTCTGTTAACTTTTCctgagcttgaaaatttttccaagTGAAGAAGGCCAAATGACACAATGAGTAGTCAGTGGAAAGGGGAGTGATCGCTTAAAGGTGACCAAGTACAGGTGTTCTATGTCTGAATTCAGAAGAAACCTATAGCTCTTATCTTGGACCTAAAGTGTACTTGTTTAAACTTGCCCGTGGAAAACTGGTTCTCAAGGGTGTATCGAAATGGAAACGCAAAAGAACAAAACCAACAACGCCCAAAAGGAAAAGCTGAAAGTACACTGGACTAAACTTGTGAAGTTCCCCCAATAGATCCCAATCAAACTTGAAAGTGACCTTACCCTCTTTACTTATGAATTCGACTATTCTTTAAGTTACCGTTGGCCATTtgtttatcaaattttgccACCGCCGACTAGTCGACAAAGTTTTAAGTCGTTACCCAACCATaaaagtcacgtgaaaGTGTAAGGTCAGCACTATATATAAGCTCTAAATAGCACCAAGAGTCCGTTTCTCAGCTTCTAGTGTCATAATAGACATTCAATGCTGGCTACAGCCTTCGATGTGATCATCTATTTTTGTCCTCTGACGTATACTTTACTAGTCAGTGCGATGAGTTCGCTAGCTCAGGAAAACATCTTGGATAGAGACTTCTTCTGTTTGTCGTTTATTTGCTTTCTTTTTAACCTTAACATCTTTGATTGCGTTGAGGATTGCAGCATCATTCTGCTGGAATGTCGTGGCCATCTCAAGATCTGTGAGGGCCATGTCTATGTCATTCAAAGCGTTGTAGGCCAAACCACGACGGTAAAGAGCCTTGGCCTTTGCCTTATCATCAGCAGCCTCTGCGTAAAGAACTTCAGAGCCAGCTACCAGGACCTTTCTGTAGTCCTTACACTTAAGTGCACAAAGCGCGATGTTCAAAGGCAATGAgactttcaaatcgttgATTTTCTTAATATCTTCTTCGGGCAAATCTTCTGGAGTGTACTCTTTTAGAAACTTGTCGCATTTTTGGTATTTCTCCAAGGCGACCGTGTAATTCTGCTTCTTAAATTGATCGGTACCGATTTGTTTAACGAATTCGGTGGCTTTCAAAACACTTTTGACATCGTTTACGTCCACTTTGCTATCTTCCTTGAGCGACTCCTCGTAATTATCACCGTACTCATCAGTTGGAGTATCCTCTGCATTTGCTGGAACTTCATAGTCGTCGGGCAAGACGCCACAATCTTCGATCTTGACATCTCTCATAGGTTTATCGTTGCCTTGATCAGTTTGTTGACTCTCAATAAGACGCACGAGTCTCTTTCCTTGAATCACTTCACCAAACACAACGTGTTTGCCATCCAGATGTGGAGTTGGAACACAGGTAATGAAAGCTTGAGATCCATTGGTGTTTGGACCGGCATTGGCCATGGACAACAGGAAAGGCTTGTCGTGTTTCAAAGTAAAGTTTTCATCCTCGAATTTCTCACCGTAAATACTCTCCCCACCGGTACCATCAGAATTGGTAAAATCACCGAATTGTAGCATAAAATCCTTAATCACTCTGTGAAAAATGGATCCCTTGTAGGACAATGGCACATCAGGTTTACTCTTGGCCATGCCAAAATCTCCTTTACATAGTTCAAGGAAGTTTTCAGCGGTCTTTGGCACAACATCGTTGTACAATTCAAAAACAATGCGACCCTTAGGGGTACCGCCAATGGATATGTCGAAATAAGTCTTAGATCTTGCCATTGAAACTGTTCAGTTAGTTCAATTCcctttcaattcatcatgaACTTGACCATTATCATCTTTTTCATATGATCGATTCGCGCGATCAAATTAATGGATTTTTCTAGAAGTAAGGGAAGAACTCTCTCGATAGATAGTACTAATCTCTGATCTTAGTGTTGAGCACCTTTTCGTATTCTGAAGTCTGTGAGTCTGTATCCgtaccttcttcttccctTGCCTCATTTTCGCTGTTGTACTCctcatcgtcctcatcgtcatcgCCATCCTGCCATAGATCACGCCTAGTATCTCCTTCGTCCTTCACGCCAAGTAAACTCGTGAGAGTGCTTCGGTAGTGAGAGCTATCCTGCGGGAGTTCATGCGATAACCCTCGCAAGTGTCCGTAATCCTCTACGACTTCGCCTGTTCTCAGATCGATAACATCACCTTGGTCCTCGACGGATTCGTATTTATTAATGATACTAGTCCAAGCAGTCTTCATATTTTCATCAGCAAGCTTGTGCCGCTGCATAATCTCATCATCGGTTAACATAGGGATCAGCTGCTTTTCTCGAGAAACAATATAGGTTAAACCATTCCTCTTCTCTACAGCCACAGGTGGTGACTTCTTACGTGAACTGATTTTCTTTGCCTCTGCTCCAGGTAAGATTTCAACTATACCTTTGTCCTTCCGCTTCTTAAGCTCCTCTTCAGAGGAACCAAGTATACTTTTCAATGCGCCATGCAACTTTTTTAGAGCTACTTTCTTGGAGGATTTTCCCTTGCTTCTCATCAATATTCGGATGTCAGTTGTGTGCTTAGACTATTAGTTTATGTACAGGTATGATAAAGCGCGATGCGCGCGTTAACATAGGACGCTTTGTTAGCGATCAACAGTACGGACTCTATCTCTATTGCCCTTAGTATCCCAGCATTTTCTGAATAATGCCATTTCCTTCATACATTGTCTCCAATCGTTTGTCTCTGCATGACAGAGTTGCAAGGCCAGATTCTCTACGTAGCAACCAGTTTCGGAGATTCTTTTGTCCCATACATCAGGATCAgactctttcttcaagtcattGTACTCTTGCAAAGCTTCCTGGTAATAACGTGATTCTTCAGACATGCTTATTCTTGGAGCAATCTCAACTGGTTGTATTAAACTATATATATTTTAACTCCTTCGTATACATATGTGATGGAAGCAGCTTGACTTTTTAAGTGACCGAAAGGACGATTTTCCCGCCTAAACATGAAAGAAAAAGTCCAATAACAAATATAATGCTAAAGAATTATAAAATACAACAATTAAGGCAACGAGGCTCCCACCACCACCTACATTAGCCATTGAACGCTTAAAATCACTTCTGCAACACTCCCATCACAGCTTATAACCTTAAGTCGGCTCTCACGTGCAAGATGACTTTTCTTACCCTGCCAAAACAACGCCAAGAGACGTGGAATCGAGTGAAAAGAGTCACGGTCAAGGGCAAACTAACACTTATTTGAGGGTTCACATTGCGTAATAGGAagtcttttcttcatcaggTGCAGGCGAATAGAGTTGAGTGATGGTTAAACTAGCCGAATACTCCCGAACCGCGACGTTTGCGTGGTCCCACGAGAGAATTCCCTCCCTTGTTACTGGAACGGCCTCTGGGACAGTAGATGCAAACTTTTCGAGCGAATCTGCTCTAGAATTGTGGTCGTTGCTAGCCAGTGATCCTTCTAAACCTAAGGCCTCACTTGCTGTGGATGCAAAGTTCAACGATCTCGATTGGTCgaatgatgataaaattATCGCTGGTGCCCTGGATAGCGGTGTAGTTGAACTTTTCTCTAGTACAGGcgactctttgaaatcagAAGCGCGTTTCCAGCAGCATCAGGGTGCCGCAAAGACTGTCAAGTTCAATTCAAAACAGAATAACGTTTTAGCATCTGGTGGTAGTAAAGGTGAGATCTACATTTGGGATTTGAACACTTGTCTGAAGAACTCTGAGGGCTACACACCGTTGACTCCTGGTGTTGCAAGTACtccaattgaagaagttactTCTTTAGCTTGGAATCAATCGTTGGCACACGTTTTTGCCTCTGCAGGGTCTACAAGTTACGCGTCAATCTGGGATTTAAAGGCAAAAAAGGAGGTTATCCATTTAAGTTATGCTTCACCAAGTACTGGCTTGAAATCACAACTATCAGTCGTCGAATGGCACCCAAAGAACTCTACACGGGTGGCTACAGCCACCGGTAGCGACACCGAACCTTTGATCCTGGTTTGGGATCTGAGAAACGCAAACACCCCACTACAAGTCCTATCGAAGGGTCACTCCAAGGGAATCTTGTCTTTGGATTGGTGTTCTCAAGACGAAGAGCTTTTGCTGTCCAGTGGTCGCGATAACACCATAGTGTTGTGGAACCCAGAATCCGGGCAGGAATTGACTCAGTTTCCAACGCGTGGAAACTGGTGTTTCAAAACAAAGTTTGCACCAGAGGCTCCAGACCTTTTTGCTTCTGCATCGTTTGATAACAAGATTCAAGTACAGACTTTACAAAACCTGGTTAACACCTTGGACCAAGAACAAACCGAATCTAAGCAGAAAGAATCTGAGACagatttttggaataatgTGACTCAGGAGGACTCAAATGAAAAACCAAACATGATTCATCTACAGGCTCCATCATGGTACGGTAACAAATCTCCTGCCGCTCAGTGGGCCTTTGGTGGTAAATTAGTTCACATCAGTGCTGACGGTAGAAGTGTTTCTATCACCAAGCCATCGCTACCGGGTCTTGAAGAGAATACTATGTTAGAtcaagctttgaaaagtagTGATTTTAAGCCTCTGATAAATAGAAGATTGGCCAAGACTATTGATGATACCAACGACGAGGACTGGAATCTACTTGAAAAGCTTTCTATGGACGGGAAGGACGAAATACTAAAGGAGGCATTTacttttgatgatgaagaagaaagaaaggaaaagaacaagattGACGAAGGTGAGGATTTCTTTGCTAACATCGAGGAAGCTTTTCAACCAGAGGGAGAGTTTAGTTTATCAAGGGGTGTTGAGAAACAAATCTCACAAGATGTCGTCGGCGGTAACCTGAAGTCTGCTGTATCTGCTTCATTGGACGATGATCTACTTTTAGAAGCCATGATTATCGCCCTTGATTCGGGCGACAAGACGTTGAAGGATTCTGTCAAGAGATATTACTTCACAAAGTATGGTAACAAGTCGCCATTGTCGAGATTCTTGTTCTCTATTTCTAACGGCAACGCAGATGATTTGGTGAAGAACTTGGAGATTTCGCAATGGAAGTACGCTGCTAAGGCAATTGACAGATTCTATGCAAATGATTTGCAGTCAAAGAATGAGCAACTAGAAAAGTTGGCTTACAGACTTCTGGAATCCGGCAACAGACAGGATGCTATTCTTCTCTACCTATCAGCAAACTCTTTGGACAAAGTGGCAGAAGTCTGGCTAAAGGAAGCTCAAGgattggaagaaaaagtGCAAAAAAACAAAGGGTCGCTCTATGAAGCTCATTCTGAGAGTTTAACTGAATTTATCGAAAGATTCACAGTTTTGGCGAAGCTCGTTGGTGAAAAGACCAAGATTACCAACGAAGATCTCATCTCCAAGTTCATGGAGTACGTGAACCTAGCATCATCGAGTGGTACATTTGATTTAGCATACTCAATCTTAGAAACTTTGCCTGCTGAAAATCGTGAGGTTCAGCTGGAGAAAGAACGTGTACTGCTCGCTTCCGGTAAGTCGGTCAAAAACGTCAAGTCCGCTCAAAAGGCTTCTTTCGCTCAGCCATCTATGAAACCTGCTGCTGGCGCTCTACCATATGGTGCTGTAACTCCAGGTTATGTGCCCCCAGGTGGAGTATTGCCTAACGCTCGTGTGGGCCCTCAAATCGCACAACCTCTTGCAGGCTCGGTCGGCGGCTCCAACACTAATCCATATGCGCCTCCTGCAGGATCTCCAGCACTGGGCACTAGATATGCACCAACAACAGCTTCTCCTAACACTTATCCGATGAGTATGCCAGCCGCTACGCAGAGCTCTTTCACTCCACCAGCAAACCCTTATGCTGCAAGCGCTGTCAACACCGCAGGAGTTCCTATCGCTGGACAATCTTCCTACACGCCATTGAATCCCAAACCTGTTCCAAATTTCATCTCCTCTCCACCAGCGTATGGAGCTGCCGAGCCCCCAACAGGACCACCACCTCCAACGGTGGCATCTGGTCAAACTCCTTCTCTAAACAGAAAAGCGAACGATGGTTGGAACGATTTGCCACTACCTGTAAAGGAGAAGCCATCTAGGGCTAAAGCGGGATCTGTTGCACCAGTGAAGATTGCCGCGGCCCAAACTGCTGCACCAGCTAACGGAATCTCGCGTCCCCCCTTAGTAGGCAAAGTCTCATCGATGACACCTTCTTTATCGTCACCGCTTCCTCCACCACCTGTAAAGAGCAGTAGGATGGCATCCGTATCCTCCAATGGGTCAATGATGTCCAATTCTCCAATGACTGGCTCTACGAATCCTTATGCGCCACCAGTGGTGTCCAATATATCCACACCAAGAGTCAATGCAACAGACTATTCAGCACCTCAGGCTCCTGCAATCGCTAATCCCTATGCACCCCCAGCTGTATCATCACCCAAACTGAACCAGCCAAATCCATACGCACCACCCGCCCAGACTGCTCCAATGGCAGGGCTACCATCAAATCCATATGCCAACCCAGTTGGCCCATCACAACCTCCAGCAGCTCAAAAGCCACCAATCGGTCCACCTCCAGTGGGTCCACCACCAATGAgcctgaagaagaaaaatcacAGTTATACCACTGTAGAGAATGCGAGCCATCTTTTGGAGTCGGTCCAAAAAAAGCCTGAGTCACCATACTCTAGGCCCCAGGTAGCTGCTCCACCTTCAGCGGACACTGCCCCAGTCTTATCGGCAGCGGTAGTCGGAGCAACTGCTACTTCGGCTGCTGCTCCTGAAGGAATTCCAGAAGATCAACAACCCATCATGGACTTtctgaaagaagaactagTACGTGTGACACCGTTGATACCCAAGGAGTATACTAAGCAGCTCAAAGACTGTGACAAGAGACTAAACATCTTGTATGGTCACTTGGAAAAGCAAGACCTTTTGACACAACCTACCATTGATAAACTCCGCAGTCTAACTCAGtttttgaaggagaaaaacTATTCAGAGGCAATGCAAGTACATGTCGATATCGCCACTAACCACGCACAAGAAGGTGGCAACTGGCTTACCGGTGTGAAAAGACTAATTGGTATCGCTGAAGCTACTTCCAGTTAAACCAGTCGGTCGAAAACATCGCCGAGGCCCTAAATACTTACATATGTAGCCTTCAGAGACTGAAAATACTAGATTCTGAATGAAATTGGCCGATCGAGGACCACATATCCTATCAAGTTCACTTTCTAACCTTCATTGTCGTCTATTTACCTTTCTTCACGTGAAGTGGAGCTTATTCCCGGACAGCGCTTCTCGAACAGGGAAAATCGGCAATTGCTAAGGCAAGCTGATGGAATTTGGATGATCGattattgaaaatgatAAGACAACTGAGAGTACAAGCAATCTATTGCTAATAATCGCTGAATATCTTGTGTGAGGACATGTATATCTAGGACTTACAGAATGCAGAAGGAAGAAAGTAGCACAGAGGAGGCCCTCGATAAGGTAAGGAGCGGCTTTTTAAGAAAAGCGATCAATAAAGTCAGCAAAGGTGTATCACTGCGACGTGCTTCTCCCGGAACCTCTTCAGAGCTCGAGGAAGGAAATGTGAGACCCACTTCGATGGTTTCCGAGGCTCAATCTGCTGGAGACTTTCAGATGAATCGATTATCCAATATGAGCGATGAGATGTCAGAAGTAGATGACGCATCTCTACTATTTTCCCAGCCTCCACAACCGCAGTCGAATTTGATGACAATCGTAGTGGGAGTATTCGTTGCAGTAGGTGGATTTCTTTTTGGCTATGATACAGGATTGATTAATAGCATTATTGATATGAACTATGTGAGAACGAACTTGGCACCAGATCATGAAGGATTTTCAGCCAGGGAGATGGCTATCATTGTATCTTTCTTGTCTCTGGGGACCTTTATCGGAGCCTTGTCTGCTCCTTTGCTATCTGATTCCTATGGGCGGAAGGCAACAATAATATTTAGCACAGTGGTTGTGTTTCTCATTGGGAATTCACTGCAGGTGGCAGCACATAGTGTGAAGCTACTGATCGCTGGGAGAGTCATTTCAGGATTGGGAATTGGTCTGATTTCAGCGGTTGTCCCACTGTATCAGGGTGAAGCTGCCAATAAATTCCTCAGAGGAGCTATAATCTCTACGTATCAGTGGGCTATCACATGGGGGCTCCTAGTTTCGAGTGCGGTTTCGCAAGGTACACATTCAAGAAATGATGCTTCCTCTTATAGGATTCCCATAGGTTTACAGTACGTTTGGGCACTGGTGCTTGCTGTCGGAATGCTCTTCCTCCCAGAAAGCCCCAGGTTTTAcgttttgaaagatgaactgGACAAAGCTGCAAAGTCACTATCGTTTTTAAGAAGTGTACCGATAACAGATGCAGGGCtcttggaagaattggtaGAAATTAAGGCTACCTACGATTACGAAGCATCTTTTGGATCTTCATCCGTACTGGATTGCTTCAGATCGAGCCGAAGTAGGCCGAAGCAGACTCTGAGAATGCTTTCTGGTATTGCAATTCAAGCGTGTCAACAATTTTCAggtatcaatttcatcttttaCTATGgtgtcaattttttcaataagaCTGGGATAACAAACAGTTACCTAGTTTCATTCATCACATATGCAGTCAATGTGGCATTTAACATTCCCGGCTTATTCCTTGTCGATCGTGTCGGTAGACGTAAAATCCTGTTATTTGGTGGTGTATTCATGACCGCGTCGAACTTTATCATAGCCATTGTTGGTTGTTCAACTAATTCGGTTGTTGCCAATA
The window above is part of the Torulaspora delbrueckii CBS 1146 chromosome 3, complete genome genome. Proteins encoded here:
- the TDEL0C02370 gene encoding sugar porter family MFS transporter (similar to Saccharomyces cerevisiae SNF3 (YDL194W) and RGT2 (YDL138W); ancestral locus Anc_7.309); translation: MQKEESSTEEALDKVRSGFLRKAINKVSKGVSLRRASPGTSSELEEGNVRPTSMVSEAQSAGDFQMNRLSNMSDEMSEVDDASLLFSQPPQPQSNLMTIVVGVFVAVGGFLFGYDTGLINSIIDMNYVRTNLAPDHEGFSAREMAIIVSFLSLGTFIGALSAPLLSDSYGRKATIIFSTVVVFLIGNSLQVAAHSVKLLIAGRVISGLGIGLISAVVPLYQGEAANKFLRGAIISTYQWAITWGLLVSSAVSQGTHSRNDASSYRIPIGLQYVWALVLAVGMLFLPESPRFYVLKDELDKAAKSLSFLRSVPITDAGLLEELVEIKATYDYEASFGSSSVLDCFRSSRSRPKQTLRMLSGIAIQACQQFSGINFIFYYGVNFFNKTGITNSYLVSFITYAVNVAFNIPGLFLVDRVGRRKILLFGGVFMTASNFIIAIVGCSTNSVVANKVMIAFICVFIASFSATWGGGVWVISAELYPLGVRSKCTAICAASNWLVNFICAFITPYIVDTGSHTSSMGPKIFFIWGSLNALGVVVVYFTIYETRGLTLEEIDELYSKSPNSIQSAKWNKRIRERSMNELLDEAQKMESQPSETTQNAATIHRSLESKGINSLPIPGLPNDIGPEATMNFNERLYNNSSETEYDEIPNNYVDLGNGLGINTYNRGPPSFPSDSSDEEEDADGGSFSHRPTHDSQNMASVNEYMAQLMESRSESSHSKPAGLFTNYRKHSE